A single genomic interval of Primulina huaijiensis isolate GDHJ02 chromosome 7, ASM1229523v2, whole genome shotgun sequence harbors:
- the LOC140980568 gene encoding cullin-1-like, which yields MTMNQRNTIDLEQGWDFMQKGITKLKNILEGLPEPQFSSEDYMMLYTTIYNMCTQKPPHDYSQQLYDKYRESFEEYITSTVLPSLREKHDEFMLRELVNRWLNHKIMVRWLSRFFYYLDRYFIARRSLPALKEVGLTCFRDLVYQEVNGKVRDAVISLIDQEREGEQIDRALLKNVLDIFVEIGMGQMDQYENDFEAAMLNSTAAYYSRKASNWILDDSCPDYMLKAEECLKREKDRVSHYLHSSSETKLLEKVQHELLSVYATQLLEKEHSGCHALLRDDKVVDLSRMYRLFSKIPRGLDPVANIFKQHVTAEGTALVKQAEDAASNKKAEKKDVVGLQEQVFVRKVIELHDKFMAYVNDCFLNHTLFHKALKEAFEVFCNKGVTGSSSAELLATFCDNILKKGGSEKLSDEAIEDTLEKVVKLLAYISDKDLFAEFYRKKLARRLLFDKSANDEHERSILTKLKQQCGGQFTSKMEGMVTDLTLARENQASFEEYLSNNSNASPGIDLTVTVLTTGFWPSYKSFDLNLPAEMVKCVEVFREFYQTKTKHRKLTWIYSLGTCNINGKFEPKTIELIVTTYQAAALLLFNASDKLSYQEIMTQLNLSDDDVVRLLHSLSCAKYKILNKKPNTKTISPTDLFEFNSKFTDKMRRIKIPLPPVDEKKKVVEDVDKDRRYAIDASIVRIMKSRKVLGYQQLVMECVEQLGRMFKPDVKAIKKRIEDLITRDYLERDKDNPNLFKYLA from the exons ATGACTATGAACCAGCGGAATACCATTGATTTAGAACAAGGATGGGACTTTATGCAAAAAGGGATTacgaaattgaaaaatattcttGAAGGATTACCCGAGCCACAATTTAGCTCAGAGGACTACATGATGCTCTACAC GACAATTTATAACATGTGTACTCAGAAGCCTCCGCATGACTATTCTCAGCAATTGTATGACAAGTACAGGGAATCTTTTGAAGAGTATATTACATCAACG GTATTGCCTTCTTTGAGAGAGAAGCATGACGAATTCATGTTGAGGGAACTTGTGAATAGGtggttaaatcataaaattatggTGCGATGGCTTTCACGATTCTTTTACTACCTTGACCGGTACTTCATAGCAAGAAGGTCACTCCCGGCTCTTAAAGAAGTGGGCCTGACATGCTTCCGTGACCTG GTGTACCAAGAGGTAAATGGGAAAGTAAGAGATGCTGTTATATCTCTG ATTGATCAAGAACGGGAAGGAGAGCAAATTGATCGTGCTTTATTAAAGAATGTATTAGATATTTTTGTAGAAATTGGAATGGGACAGATGGATCAATATGAAAATGATTTTGAAGCAGCGATGCTGAATTCCACTGCAGCTTACTATTCTCGGAAGGCTTCCAATTGGATCTTAGATGATTCATGTCCAGACTATATGTTGAAA GCAGAGGAGTGTCTGAAACGAGAGAAGGATAGAGTTTCTCATTACCTTCATTCGAGTAGTGAGACAAAGTTGCTTGAG AAAGTACAACATGAGCTATTGTCTGTGTATGCCACCCAACTGCTTGAGAAGGAACACTCAGGTTGTCATGCGTTACTGAGGGATGACAAG GTGGTGGATTTGTCTAGGATGTATAGACTCTTCTCAAAAATACCTCGAGGCTTAGACCCTGTTGCTAATATATTTAAGCAG CATGTTACTGCTGAAGGCACAGCTTTGGTTAAACAAGCAGAAGATGCTGCAAGCAACAAGAAG GCAGAAAAGAAAGATGTCGTTGGATTACAGGAACAG GTTTTTGTCAGAAAAGTAATCGAGCTCCACGATAAATTCATGGCATATGTGAATGACTGTTTTCTGAATCACACTCTTTTCCACAAG GCTCTTAAAGAGGCCTTCGAGGTTTTCTGCAATAAGGGTGTTACTGGAAGTTCCAGTGCAGAACTCCTTGCCACATTCTGTGACAACATCCTTAAAAAGGGAGGGAGTGAAAAATTGAGCGATGAAGCTATTGAAGATACATTGGAGAAG GTGGTAAAATTACTTGCTTATATCAGCGATAAGGATTTATTTGCTGAATTCTATCG GAAAAAGCTTGCTCGGCGGCTGTTATTTGATAAAAGTGCTAATGACGAGCATGAAAGAAGTATCCTGACAAAATTGAAACAACAATGTGGTGGGCAATTTACCTCAAAAATGGAGGGGATG GTCACGGATTTGACACTAGCTAGGGAAAATCAAGCCAGCTTTGAGGAATATCTTAGCAACAATTCAAATGCCAGTCCAGGGATAGACTTAACAGTGACTGTCCTAACGACTGGTTTTTGGCCAAGTTACAAGTCCTTTGATCTTAACCTTCCGGCTGAGATG GTCAAGTGCGTTGAAGTGTTTAGGGAGTTCTAccaaacaaaaacaaagcaCAGAAAACTTACGTGGATATATTCTTTGGGTACCTGTAACATTAATGGTAAATTCGAACCAAAAACGATAGAGCTTATTGTGACGACATACCAG GCTGCTGCCTTGCTGTTGTTCAATGCTTCGGATAAATTGAGTTATCAGGAAATCATGACTCAGTTAAACCTATCAGATGATGATGTTGTTAGGCTCCTTCATTCACTTTCATGTGCTAAGTATAAGATTCTGAACAAGAAGCCAAACACCAAAACTATTTCTCCCACTGACCTTTTTGAGTTTAACTCAAAATTCACGGACAAAATGAGAAGAATCAAG ATACCTCTCCCTCCAGTGGATGAGAAGAAGAAGGTAGTTGAAGACGTTGACAAAGACAGACGGTATGCAATTGATGCCTCAATCGTGCGAATCATGAAGAGTCGGAAAGTCTTAGGATATCAACAGTTGGTAATGGAGTGTGTTGAGCAATTGGGTCGTATGTTCAAG CCTGACGTCAAAGCAATCAAGAagagaattgaagatttaatCACTCGTGACTATCTGGAAAGAGACAAGGATAATCCTAACTTGTTCAAGTACTTGGCATGA
- the LOC140980507 gene encoding protein LATERAL BRANCHING OXIDOREDUCTASE 1-like translates to MAPMQISDIKVGHIDDVQELKKAKSPHIPERFIRDSTERPKLDKTSPPSCNNIPVIDFSKLCSGNKDDFCSEIFKIKISCEEWGFFQVINHEIDLELLEKIEKVAMEFFMMPLEEKKKYPMNPGSVQGYGQAFVFSENQKLDWCNMFALGLEPHYLRNPKLWPTKPSDFSETVEVYSREIRKLCKNLLKYIAVSLECNEDVFEEMFGVAVQAVRMNYYPACPRPDLVLGLSPHSDGSALTVLQQGKGSSVGLQILKDNTWIPIQPVPNALVINIGDTIEVLTNGRYKSVEHRAITHRENDRLSIVTFYAPSYEIELGPMQELIDDTNLCKYRRYNHGEYSKHYVTNKLQGKKTLEFAKIN, encoded by the exons ATGGCTCCAATGCAAATTTCTGATATCAAAGTAGGTCACATTGATGATGTTCAAGAGTTGAAAAAGGCAAAATCTCCTCATATTCCTGAAAGATTTATCCGGGATTCGACCGAAAGGCCGAAACTAGATAAAACCAGTCCTCCTTCGTGCAACAACATTCCTGTAATTGATTTCTCAAAGCTTTGTAGTGGAAACAAAGATGACTTCTGCAGTGAAATTTTTAAGATCAAGATTTCTTGTGAGGAGTGGGGTTTTTTCCAG GTGATAAACCATGAAATTGATTTAGAATTGCTGGAAAAAATAGAAAAGGTGGCAATGGAATTCTTCATGATGCCTTTGGAAGAGAAGAAGAAGTATCCAATGAATCCGGGGTCTGTTCAAGGATATGGACAGGCTTTTGTTTTCTCAGAAAACCAGAAACTAGACTGGTGTAATATGTTTGCTCTTGGATTGGAGCCTCACTACCTACGAAACCCAAAATTATGGCCCACCAAACCATCTGATTTCAG TGAAACTGTGGAGGTATACTCGAGAGAAATTAGAAAGCTTTGCAAGAACTTGCTCAAGTACATAGCGGTTAGTCTCGAATGCAACGAAGACGTGTTCGAGGAGATGTTCGGCGTCGCTGTGCAAGCAGTGAGGATGAATTACTATCCAGCATGCCCCAGACCAGATCTTGTATTAGGACTAAGCCCACACTCTGATGGAAGTGCACTCACAGTTTTACAACAGGGAAAGGGCAGCTCAGTTGGCCTAcaaatattaaaagataataCATGGATCCCAATTCAGCCTGTTCCAAATGCTTTGGTCATCAATATTGGTGACACTATTGAG GTGCTAACGAATGGGAGATACAAAAGCGTGGAACATCGAGCTATCACTCACAGGGAAAATGATAGACTCTCCATTGTTACATTTTATGCTCCTAGCTATGAAATAGAACTTGGGCCGATGCAAGAACTGATAGATGACACCAATCTTTGCAAGTACAGAAGGTACAACCATGGAGAGTACAGCAAACACTACGTCACCAACAAGCTTCAAGGCAAAAAAACATTGGAATTTGCCAAGATTAATTAA